One Deltaproteobacteria bacterium genomic region harbors:
- a CDS encoding ornithine cyclodeaminase family protein — protein IEAVEESLAETSRGNAVVLPRRRIHHANRMLFGVLPGSFKGAMGAYLQTDRDRVIHHETVILYSVETGEPLVLFQDCGINELRTGAAGGVGAKHLAPPDATRVAVIGSEKHAFTQLEAVCAVRPIEAVRVFSPTPANRLRFAERAGAALDLEATAVNSAEAALEGADIVITATNAQSPVFEGRCLRPGMHVTSIANGDKTRVREEVDHDTIRRAARVCVTSKATVEANESDLFRAVRDGVLDWDGVCELGDVILGNAPGRTSAEDITLFKLQGMGIMDLAVGLRAYEVLKDSENAQRI, from the coding sequence CATCGAGGCCGTGGAGGAGTCCCTGGCGGAGACCTCCCGCGGCAACGCCGTGGTGTTGCCGCGTCGGCGCATCCACCACGCCAACCGGATGCTGTTCGGCGTGCTGCCGGGCTCCTTCAAGGGCGCCATGGGCGCCTACCTCCAGACCGACCGGGACCGGGTTATCCACCACGAGACGGTGATCCTCTATAGCGTCGAGACGGGTGAACCGCTGGTCCTGTTCCAGGACTGTGGCATCAACGAATTGCGCACGGGCGCGGCAGGCGGTGTCGGCGCCAAGCATCTGGCCCCACCCGACGCCACGCGGGTGGCGGTGATAGGGAGCGAGAAACACGCCTTCACGCAGCTAGAGGCCGTATGCGCGGTGCGTCCCATCGAGGCGGTCCGGGTGTTCAGTCCCACCCCGGCGAACCGGCTCCGATTCGCCGAACGCGCAGGGGCCGCTCTGGATCTGGAGGCAACGGCCGTGAACAGCGCCGAGGCCGCATTGGAGGGCGCGGACATCGTCATCACCGCCACCAACGCCCAGAGCCCGGTGTTCGAAGGCCGGTGCCTTCGTCCCGGCATGCACGTCACCTCCATTGCCAACGGCGACAAGACCCGCGTGCGCGAGGAGGTCGACCACGACACCATCCGCCGGGCCGCGCGTGTGTGCGTCACCTCGAAGGCCACCGTGGAAGCCAACGAAAGCGACCTGTTCCGCGCGGTGCGGGATGGAGTGCTGGACTGGGACGGCGTGTGCGAGCTGGGAGACGTGATCCTGGGCAACGCCCCCGGCCGCACCAGCGCGGAGGACATCACGCTCTTCAAGCTTCAGGGAATGGGAATCATGGATTTGGCGGTGGGGCTGCGGGCTTACGAGGTGCTGAAGGACTCGGAGAACGCGCAGAGAATTTGA